The Allocatelliglobosispora scoriae genome contains a region encoding:
- a CDS encoding ANTAR domain-containing response regulator has product MAEDQSVERKRVLIAEDEALIRLDLAEMLGEEGYEVVGEAGDGETACRLAEELKPDLCIFDIKMPIMDGLAAAEKVAGARIAPVIILTAFSQRDLVERARAAGAMAYLVKPFQKSDLVPAIEIALSRYAELYALESEVAGLTDRLETRKSVERAKGALMTQYGMTEPQAFKWIQRTAMDHRMTMREVADRIIEEAEAASAEEA; this is encoded by the coding sequence GTGGCCGAGGACCAGAGCGTTGAGCGGAAGCGGGTGCTCATCGCGGAGGACGAGGCGCTCATCCGGCTGGACCTCGCAGAGATGCTGGGCGAAGAGGGCTATGAGGTCGTCGGCGAGGCCGGAGACGGCGAGACTGCCTGCCGCCTCGCCGAGGAGCTGAAGCCGGATCTCTGCATCTTCGACATCAAGATGCCGATCATGGACGGCCTCGCCGCCGCGGAAAAGGTCGCCGGTGCCCGGATCGCTCCGGTGATCATCCTGACCGCGTTCAGCCAGCGCGACCTCGTCGAGCGGGCGCGCGCCGCCGGTGCCATGGCATACCTGGTCAAGCCGTTCCAGAAGAGCGACCTGGTGCCCGCCATCGAGATCGCCCTCTCGCGCTACGCGGAGCTCTACGCGCTGGAGTCCGAGGTGGCCGGGCTCACCGACCGCCTGGAGACCCGCAAGTCGGTGGAGCGGGCCAAGGGCGCGCTGATGACGCAGTACGGGATGACCGAGCCGCAGGCGTTCAAGTGGATCCAGCGCACCGCGATGGATCACCGCATGACGATGCGCGAGGTCGCCGACCGGATCATCGAGGAAGCCGAGGCGGCCAGCGCCGAAGAGGCCTGA
- a CDS encoding MmcQ/YjbR family DNA-binding protein has protein sequence MTEHTVAIDDLPTRIDAICAAFPEVTRRPSHGAPTWFIRDKKTFVTCWWQGHHDHEFPHLWCAAPAGAQEALVAADPVRYFRPPYVGHRGWIGVRLDGPVDWAEIAEVCEEAYRAVAPRTLLAKLDSA, from the coding sequence GTGACCGAGCACACTGTGGCGATCGACGACCTGCCGACCCGGATCGACGCCATCTGCGCCGCCTTCCCCGAGGTGACCCGGCGCCCCAGCCACGGCGCGCCGACGTGGTTCATCCGCGACAAGAAGACCTTCGTCACCTGCTGGTGGCAGGGCCACCATGATCATGAATTCCCGCACCTGTGGTGCGCGGCGCCCGCCGGAGCCCAGGAAGCCCTGGTCGCGGCCGACCCGGTCCGCTATTTCCGGCCGCCCTATGTGGGGCACCGCGGCTGGATCGGGGTGCGGCTCGACGGGCCGGTCGACTGGGCCGAGATCGCCGAGGTGTGCGAGGAGGCCTACCGCGCGGTCGCCCCGAGGACCCTGCTGGCGAAGCTCGACTCGGCCTGA
- a CDS encoding OsmC family protein: protein MATTRSAHTVWEGNLFDGKGVVSLDSSGLGSYDVSWPSRAEAANGKTSPEELIAAAHSSCFSMALSNGLAKAGNPAETINTKADVTFQPGQGITGIVITVRATVPGLDNDAFVAAAEDAKANCPVSKALTGTTITLDAALS from the coding sequence ATGGCAACCACGCGCAGCGCACACACCGTCTGGGAAGGCAACCTCTTCGACGGCAAGGGCGTCGTCTCGCTCGACTCCTCGGGGCTGGGCAGCTACGACGTCTCGTGGCCGTCCCGTGCAGAGGCGGCCAACGGCAAGACCAGCCCCGAGGAGCTGATCGCCGCCGCGCACTCGTCGTGCTTCAGCATGGCGCTCTCCAACGGCCTGGCGAAGGCCGGCAACCCGGCCGAGACGATCAACACCAAGGCCGACGTGACCTTCCAGCCCGGCCAGGGCATCACCGGCATCGTCATCACCGTCCGCGCCACGGTCCCGGGTCTGGACAATGACGCGTTCGTGGCGGCAGCCGAGGACGCGAAGGCCAACTGCCCCGTCAGCAAGGCTCTAACAGGCACCACGATCACGCTAGACGCCGCCCTGTCCTAG
- a CDS encoding glycosyl hydrolase family 28-related protein has translation MVVFLLLAGCSPAAQPEPEKAPPAAFPAFAVSGRGATVPFVEHEAEAAERRGTLIGPDRTAKTLAAEASGRMAVTLGAVGDEVTFVLVRPANAMTVRYSIPDSPDGKGLDATLSVLVDGTAAPKLPVTSRYSWYYGGLPFTNNPPDGKGHHFYDHARMVFDKVLPTGTRVTLRKESSDTAPSYTVDLADFEEIAPPAAQPAGSVSITDFGADPTGKADSGAAIEAAIAAAKGKVVWLPPGTFQVTKHIIVDRVTLRGAGMWHTTLHGDGVGIYGKYVADGGPSRNVHLSGFTILGEVTERDDADQVNGVGGALGGGSVVEGLWIQHTKVGLWLDGPFDGLTVRGNRILDQTADGLNLHRGITNTVVEHNLVRNVGDDGLAMWSDEFPDTGNVFRFNTIQVPLLANGIAIYGGKDNTVSDNVVADIQIEGAGIQLANRFSGTIPFDGSLTVARNTLLRAGSTFDLLATKVGAIWIYAEDIAINAKIELTENEIIDPTFGGLQLFGSRVTGLTVKNLRVVNPVTQAVQLQTSGEAALEAIRVTPETATVLYYCPDAGVFTTTGDPLPAPTCGT, from the coding sequence GTGGTTGTGTTCTTGCTGCTCGCGGGCTGCTCGCCGGCCGCGCAGCCCGAGCCGGAGAAGGCGCCGCCCGCGGCCTTCCCGGCCTTCGCCGTCTCCGGGCGCGGTGCGACCGTGCCGTTCGTCGAGCACGAGGCGGAGGCCGCGGAGCGTCGCGGCACGCTGATCGGCCCGGACCGCACCGCCAAGACCCTGGCGGCCGAGGCGTCCGGCCGGATGGCGGTCACGCTCGGCGCCGTCGGGGACGAGGTCACCTTCGTCCTGGTACGCCCGGCGAACGCGATGACCGTGCGCTACAGCATCCCCGACTCGCCCGACGGGAAGGGCCTCGACGCGACCCTCAGCGTCCTCGTCGACGGAACCGCAGCCCCCAAACTGCCGGTGACCAGCAGGTACTCCTGGTACTACGGCGGCCTGCCCTTCACCAACAACCCGCCCGACGGCAAGGGCCACCACTTCTACGACCACGCCCGGATGGTCTTCGACAAGGTCCTGCCCACCGGGACGAGGGTGACCCTGCGCAAGGAGTCGTCCGACACGGCGCCGAGCTACACCGTCGACCTCGCCGACTTCGAGGAGATCGCCCCGCCCGCCGCGCAGCCGGCCGGCTCGGTCTCGATCACCGACTTCGGCGCCGACCCGACCGGCAAGGCCGACTCCGGCGCCGCGATCGAGGCCGCCATCGCCGCCGCGAAGGGCAAGGTCGTCTGGCTGCCGCCGGGCACCTTCCAGGTCACCAAGCACATCATCGTCGACCGCGTGACCCTGCGCGGTGCCGGAATGTGGCACACCACGCTGCACGGCGACGGCGTCGGGATCTACGGCAAGTACGTCGCCGACGGCGGACCGAGCCGCAACGTGCACCTGAGCGGCTTCACCATCCTCGGCGAGGTCACCGAGCGCGACGACGCCGACCAGGTCAACGGGGTCGGCGGCGCGCTCGGCGGCGGCTCCGTCGTCGAAGGGCTCTGGATCCAGCACACGAAGGTCGGGCTGTGGCTCGACGGGCCCTTCGACGGGCTGACCGTGCGCGGCAACCGCATCCTGGACCAGACCGCCGACGGCCTCAACCTGCACAGGGGCATCACCAACACGGTCGTCGAGCACAACCTCGTCCGCAACGTCGGCGACGACGGCCTGGCGATGTGGTCGGACGAGTTCCCCGACACCGGCAACGTCTTCCGCTTCAACACGATCCAGGTGCCGCTGCTCGCCAACGGCATCGCGATCTACGGCGGCAAGGACAACACGGTCAGCGACAACGTCGTCGCCGACATCCAGATCGAGGGCGCGGGCATCCAGCTCGCCAACCGCTTCAGCGGGACGATCCCCTTCGACGGTTCGCTGACGGTCGCGCGCAACACCCTGCTGCGGGCCGGGTCGACCTTCGACCTGCTCGCGACGAAGGTCGGCGCGATCTGGATCTATGCCGAGGACATCGCGATCAACGCGAAGATCGAGCTGACCGAGAACGAGATCATCGATCCCACCTTCGGCGGCCTGCAGCTCTTCGGCTCCCGCGTCACCGGCCTGACGGTCAAGAACCTCCGCGTGGTCAACCCGGTCACCCAGGCGGTGCAGCTCCAGACCTCCGGCGAGGCGGCCCTGGAGGCCATCAGGGTCACTCCGGAGACGGCGACGGTTCTCTACTACTGTCCGGACGCCGGAGTCTTCACGACGACGGGAGACCCCCTGCCCGCCCCGACCTGCGGCACCTAA
- a CDS encoding galactose-binding domain-containing protein — MRNLSQPRRLLAAGSAALLGAATLSAIALSVASPAVAAGIPALSPLNVPGRGASVPFLEQEAEYAATNGTFIGPNRYYGTLPSEASGRQAVTLDAVGEYVEFTLTAPANAMVLRASIPDGPSGQGRDATIDVRVNNTFLKTMPVTSKYGWYYGGYPFNNNPGDTNPHHFYDETRTMFGQTYAAGTKIRVQVASTAASPSFTIDLADFENVPAAKGKPANAIDVVADFGADPTGAAVDNTAKFQAAVDAGKAQGRTVYVPQGTYTVWDHIVVDGVTLAGAGPWYSVLTGRHPTQRNRAVGIYGKYVPGGGYGGAVRSHEANGPSRNVTVKDLAIIGDIQERVDDDQVNAMGGAMTDSVIDNVWFENTKVAAWMDGPMNNFVIKNSRILDQTADGVNFHTGVTNSAVTNTFVRNTGDDGLAMWPERVANVNNSFDHNTVGVTILANNIVSYGGRDIKITDNVTADSITNGGGIHIANRYPGVSSGQGTAVAGTFTVARNTLIRNGNSDYNWNFGVGAIWFSGLNEPIAGATINITDTDILDSSYAALHWIEGQSSGINLNNVKIDGAGTYALQVQAASQVSFTNVVATHIAQPNPIHNCVGSGFQITQGAGNSGWYANPPACTGVWPTPVWTNGGIPSSPGPSTSPSPSPSTSPQPVGQLNLSTSSLTFGTQNIGSTSAAQTVTVSNPGSIAVNISGVAVSGDFARTTTCGATLAPGATCTVSATFTPTVSGTRTGQLSIGSDAQGNPHVVNLSGTGFNPSGNLAAGKPTTETSHVQALASGNAVDGDANTYWESNNNAFPQSITVDLGASTSVNKVTMKLPPATAWATRTETVQVLGSTDGTTFSEIAAATGYTFNPATGNSASANFTATNRRYIRLTVTGNTGWPAGQFSEVEVYGGGTQPSGPAIGLSSSSLSFSNQTVGTTSGTQTVTVTNTGGSAATLGSTSISGDFARTTTCGSSLAAGASCTISVTFTPTVAGTRSGSISFTSNAPGSPHTITLAGNGIVANTNLALNKSVAESGHADIYNAARAVDGNAGTYWESVNNAWPQTITVDLGAATSVGRVVVKLPSGWGTRTQTLSVLGSTNNTSFSTLKASAGYEFNPGSANTVTITFTATSQRYVRLSFTGNTGWPAGQVSEFEVYAS; from the coding sequence ATGCGTAACCTGTCCCAACCGCGGCGACTACTCGCCGCGGGTTCCGCCGCGCTCCTGGGCGCGGCGACTCTCAGCGCGATCGCGCTCTCGGTGGCGAGTCCTGCCGTCGCCGCGGGCATACCCGCGCTGTCCCCGCTCAACGTGCCCGGTCGCGGCGCCTCCGTCCCCTTCCTCGAGCAGGAGGCGGAGTACGCCGCGACCAACGGCACCTTCATCGGCCCGAACCGCTACTACGGCACGCTGCCGTCAGAGGCGTCGGGCCGCCAGGCCGTGACGCTGGACGCGGTGGGGGAGTACGTCGAGTTCACCCTCACCGCCCCGGCCAACGCGATGGTGCTGCGCGCGAGCATCCCGGACGGCCCCAGCGGCCAGGGCCGCGACGCCACGATCGACGTGCGGGTGAACAACACCTTCCTGAAGACCATGCCGGTGACGAGCAAGTACGGCTGGTACTACGGCGGTTACCCGTTCAACAACAACCCGGGTGACACCAACCCGCACCACTTCTACGACGAGACCCGGACGATGTTCGGGCAGACCTACGCGGCGGGCACGAAGATCCGGGTGCAGGTCGCGTCGACCGCCGCCTCCCCGAGCTTCACCATCGACCTCGCCGACTTCGAGAACGTGCCGGCCGCGAAGGGCAAGCCCGCCAACGCGATCGACGTCGTCGCCGACTTCGGTGCCGACCCGACGGGTGCCGCCGTCGACAACACCGCCAAGTTCCAGGCGGCCGTCGACGCGGGCAAGGCCCAGGGCCGGACCGTCTACGTGCCGCAGGGCACCTACACCGTCTGGGACCACATCGTCGTCGACGGTGTCACCCTCGCCGGTGCGGGCCCGTGGTATTCGGTGCTCACCGGTCGCCACCCCACCCAGCGCAACCGGGCCGTCGGCATCTACGGCAAGTACGTCCCCGGTGGCGGTTACGGCGGCGCGGTGCGCTCGCACGAGGCCAACGGCCCGAGCCGCAACGTCACCGTCAAGGACCTCGCCATCATCGGCGACATCCAGGAGCGCGTCGACGACGACCAGGTCAACGCGATGGGCGGTGCGATGACCGACTCGGTCATCGACAACGTCTGGTTCGAGAACACGAAGGTCGCGGCCTGGATGGACGGCCCGATGAACAACTTCGTCATCAAGAACAGCCGGATCCTGGACCAGACCGCCGACGGCGTCAACTTCCACACCGGCGTCACGAACTCGGCGGTCACCAACACCTTCGTCCGCAACACCGGTGACGACGGCCTGGCGATGTGGCCCGAGCGCGTGGCGAACGTCAACAACTCCTTCGACCACAACACGGTCGGTGTCACGATCCTCGCGAACAACATCGTCTCCTACGGCGGCCGCGACATCAAGATCACCGACAACGTGACGGCCGACTCGATCACCAACGGCGGCGGCATCCACATCGCCAACCGCTACCCGGGCGTCAGCTCCGGGCAGGGTACGGCGGTCGCGGGCACCTTCACCGTCGCCCGCAACACGCTGATCCGCAACGGCAACTCCGACTACAACTGGAACTTCGGCGTCGGCGCGATCTGGTTCTCGGGTCTCAACGAGCCGATCGCCGGTGCGACGATCAACATCACCGACACCGACATCCTGGACAGCTCCTACGCGGCGCTGCACTGGATCGAGGGCCAGAGCAGCGGGATCAACCTCAACAACGTGAAGATCGACGGCGCGGGCACCTACGCGCTGCAGGTCCAGGCGGCCAGCCAGGTCTCCTTCACCAACGTCGTGGCGACCCACATCGCGCAGCCCAACCCGATCCACAACTGCGTGGGCAGCGGCTTCCAGATCACCCAGGGCGCGGGCAACTCCGGCTGGTACGCCAACCCGCCCGCCTGCACCGGCGTGTGGCCGACCCCGGTCTGGACCAACGGCGGCATCCCGTCGTCGCCCGGCCCGTCGACCTCGCCGAGCCCGTCCCCGTCGACGTCTCCGCAGCCGGTCGGCCAGCTCAACCTCAGCACGTCGAGCCTGACCTTCGGCACGCAGAACATCGGCAGCACCAGCGCCGCGCAGACGGTGACCGTCTCCAACCCGGGGTCGATCGCGGTCAACATCAGCGGTGTCGCGGTCAGCGGCGACTTCGCCCGGACCACGACCTGTGGCGCGACCCTGGCGCCGGGGGCCACCTGCACCGTCTCCGCCACGTTCACGCCGACCGTCTCGGGCACCCGGACCGGCCAGCTGAGCATCGGCAGTGACGCGCAGGGCAACCCGCACGTCGTCAACCTCAGCGGTACCGGCTTCAACCCCAGCGGCAACCTCGCCGCGGGCAAGCCGACCACCGAGACCAGCCACGTCCAGGCCCTCGCCTCGGGCAACGCGGTCGACGGCGACGCCAACACCTACTGGGAGAGCAACAACAACGCCTTCCCGCAGTCGATCACGGTCGACCTGGGTGCCTCGACCTCGGTCAACAAGGTCACGATGAAGCTCCCGCCGGCGACGGCGTGGGCGACGCGGACAGAGACGGTGCAGGTCCTCGGCTCGACCGACGGCACCACCTTCAGCGAGATCGCCGCGGCGACGGGCTACACCTTCAACCCGGCGACCGGCAACAGTGCCAGCGCCAACTTCACGGCGACGAACCGGCGCTACATCCGGCTCACCGTCACCGGCAACACCGGCTGGCCGGCCGGGCAGTTCAGCGAGGTCGAGGTCTACGGCGGCGGCACCCAGCCGTCCGGCCCGGCGATCGGCCTCTCGTCGAGCAGCCTGTCGTTCAGCAACCAGACCGTCGGCACCACGAGCGGCACGCAGACCGTGACCGTCACCAACACCGGTGGCAGCGCGGCGACGCTGGGCTCCACCTCGATCAGCGGCGACTTCGCCCGGACCACCACCTGCGGATCCTCGCTGGCGGCGGGCGCGTCCTGCACGATCTCGGTGACCTTCACGCCGACCGTGGCGGGCACCCGCTCGGGCAGCATCTCGTTCACGAGCAACGCACCGGGCAGCCCGCACACGATCACGCTCGCGGGCAACGGCATCGTCGCCAACACCAACCTGGCGCTGAACAAGTCGGTCGCCGAGTCCGGTCACGCCGACATCTACAACGCCGCCCGGGCCGTCGACGGCAACGCCGGCACCTACTGGGAGAGCGTCAACAACGCGTGGCCGCAGACGATCACCGTCGACCTCGGTGCGGCGACCTCGGTCGGCCGCGTCGTGGTCAAGCTCCCCTCGGGCTGGGGTACGCGTACCCAGACCCTGTCGGTGCTCGGCAGCACGAACAACACGTCATTCAGCACCCTGAAGGCGTCGGCCGGGTACGAGTTCAACCCCGGCTCCGCCAACACGGTGACGATCACCTTCACCGCGACGAGCCAGCGCTACGTGCGCTTGTCGTTCACGGGTAACACGGGCTGGCCGGCCGGCCAGGTCAGTGAGTTCGAGGTCTACGCCTCGTAA
- a CDS encoding glycoside hydrolase family 13 protein — MSHTDTPWWRGAAIYQVYPRSFADGNGDGVGDLAGIRAHLTYLRDLGIDAIWFNPWYASPMADAGYDVSDYREIAPVFGTLAEAELLIAEARELGIRVIVDIVPNHISDEHAWFQAALAAGPGSAERDLFWFRPGKGENGELPPTEWPNEFLAGGSWTRVPDGEWYLHLFDAKQPDLNWENPAVQAEFEDVLRFWFDRGAAGIRIDSAALLAKHPDLPEVHEVEAHPFRDRDEVHEIYRAWRRVAEEYGGDRALIGEVWMPDAQRFANYLRPDELHTAFNLSFLACAWDEAKLREVIVETLETHAPVGAPATWVLANHDITRQVTRYGREDTAFSFAAKRNNIPVDLELGTRRSRAAILLTLGLPGAAYLYQGEELGLWEVEDIPDDMKTDPMWIRSGKKDPGRDGCRVPLPWSGDEAPFGFSPDGATERPWLPQPAAWKAYTAEVQVGDPHSMLTLYRSALRLRRTEAGFGDGPLTWIDSAPGVLAFRREGDLACVVNLSDVPVELPAHHTLLLASGPLQDGLLPTDTAVWLRLS, encoded by the coding sequence GTGTCTCACACAGACACCCCCTGGTGGCGCGGCGCAGCCATTTACCAGGTCTATCCGCGTAGCTTCGCCGACGGCAACGGCGACGGCGTGGGCGACCTGGCCGGCATCCGGGCTCACCTGACCTACCTGCGTGATCTCGGGATCGACGCGATCTGGTTCAACCCCTGGTACGCGTCGCCGATGGCCGACGCCGGCTACGACGTCTCGGACTACCGCGAGATCGCCCCGGTCTTCGGCACGCTGGCCGAGGCCGAGCTGCTGATCGCCGAGGCCCGCGAGCTGGGCATCCGGGTGATCGTCGACATCGTGCCCAACCACATCTCCGACGAGCACGCGTGGTTCCAGGCGGCGCTCGCGGCGGGACCGGGTTCGGCCGAGCGGGACCTCTTCTGGTTCCGGCCGGGCAAGGGGGAGAACGGCGAGCTGCCGCCGACCGAGTGGCCCAACGAGTTCCTCGCCGGCGGTTCGTGGACGCGGGTGCCGGACGGCGAGTGGTACCTGCACCTCTTCGACGCCAAGCAGCCGGACCTGAACTGGGAGAACCCGGCCGTGCAGGCCGAGTTCGAGGACGTGCTGCGGTTCTGGTTCGACCGGGGCGCCGCGGGCATCCGGATCGACTCGGCGGCGCTGCTCGCCAAGCACCCCGACCTGCCCGAGGTGCACGAGGTCGAGGCGCACCCGTTCCGCGACCGCGACGAGGTGCACGAGATCTACCGCGCCTGGCGCCGGGTCGCCGAGGAGTACGGCGGCGACCGCGCGCTCATCGGCGAGGTGTGGATGCCCGACGCGCAGCGCTTCGCCAACTACCTGCGCCCGGACGAGCTGCACACGGCGTTCAACCTGAGCTTCCTCGCCTGCGCCTGGGACGAGGCGAAGCTGCGTGAGGTCATCGTCGAGACGCTGGAGACGCACGCGCCGGTCGGCGCGCCCGCGACCTGGGTGCTCGCCAACCACGACATCACCCGCCAGGTGACCCGCTACGGCCGCGAGGACACCGCGTTCAGCTTCGCCGCCAAGCGCAACAACATCCCGGTCGACCTGGAGCTCGGCACCCGCCGCTCCCGCGCGGCGATCCTGCTGACGCTGGGCCTGCCCGGCGCCGCCTACCTCTACCAGGGCGAGGAGCTCGGCCTGTGGGAGGTCGAGGACATCCCGGACGACATGAAGACCGATCCGATGTGGATCCGGTCCGGCAAGAAGGACCCGGGCCGCGACGGCTGCCGGGTGCCGCTGCCCTGGTCCGGCGACGAGGCGCCCTTCGGCTTCAGCCCCGACGGCGCCACCGAGCGCCCGTGGCTGCCGCAGCCCGCCGCGTGGAAGGCCTACACGGCCGAGGTCCAGGTCGGCGACCCGCACTCGATGCTCACCCTCTACCGGTCGGCCCTGCGGCTGCGCCGGACCGAGGCGGGCTTCGGTGACGGTCCCCTGACCTGGATCGACAGCGCTCCCGGCGTGCTGGCCTTCCGGCGCGAGGGTGATCTGGCGTGCGTGGTCAACCTCTCCGACGTCCCCGTCGAGCTGCCCGCCCACCACACCCTCCTGCTCGCGAGCGGCCCGCTCCAGGATGGCCTGCTCCCCACCGACACCGCCGTCTGGCTGCGACTGAGCTGA
- a CDS encoding carbohydrate ABC transporter permease, translated as MAKKFETNSAARSLISSTDLNRGKNRFLYFFVLWFLIILFALVFFFPLYWMVTGALKDPAEMVRTPPTFIPESFHPETYVKAWEQLRIAKFFFNTAFYSLGGWLIQVLVAVGVAYALSKLRPIFGRFVLGAMLASLMLPAAALLIPAYLTVADVPILHLNLLDTPWALWLPGAANAFNVYVLKRFFDQIPNDILDSASIDGAGRLRILWSIIMPLSRPVLAVVSISAVIGMWKDFLWPLLVLQNPEVQTLSVALSRLSTTGRVPMDELMAGLAIASVPMIAVFLVFQRSILSGLSAGSLKG; from the coding sequence ATGGCCAAGAAGTTCGAGACGAACAGCGCTGCGCGCAGCCTCATCTCCAGCACGGACCTCAACCGCGGGAAGAACCGCTTCCTCTACTTCTTCGTGCTGTGGTTCCTGATCATCCTCTTCGCGCTGGTCTTCTTCTTCCCGCTCTACTGGATGGTCACCGGAGCGCTGAAGGACCCGGCGGAGATGGTCCGCACGCCCCCGACCTTCATCCCGGAGAGCTTCCACCCGGAGACCTACGTCAAGGCGTGGGAGCAGCTGCGGATCGCGAAGTTCTTCTTCAACACCGCCTTCTACTCCCTGGGCGGCTGGCTGATCCAGGTGCTCGTCGCCGTCGGCGTCGCCTACGCCCTGTCGAAGCTGCGCCCGATCTTCGGCCGCTTCGTGCTCGGCGCGATGCTCGCCAGCCTCATGCTGCCGGCCGCGGCGCTGCTGATCCCGGCCTACCTCACCGTGGCCGACGTGCCGATCCTCCACCTGAACCTGCTCGACACGCCGTGGGCGCTGTGGCTGCCGGGAGCGGCCAACGCGTTCAACGTCTACGTGCTCAAACGGTTCTTCGACCAGATCCCCAACGACATCCTCGACTCCGCCAGCATCGACGGCGCCGGGCGATTGCGGATCCTGTGGAGCATCATCATGCCGCTGTCGAGACCGGTGCTCGCCGTCGTGTCGATCAGCGCGGTGATCGGGATGTGGAAGGACTTCCTCTGGCCACTCCTGGTCCTGCAGAACCCCGAGGTGCAGACGCTGAGTGTGGCGCTGAGCCGGCTCTCCACCACCGGCCGGGTGCCGATGGACGAGTTGATGGCCGGTCTCGCCATCGCCAGCGTACCGATGATCGCAGTCTTCCTGGTCTTCCAGCGCAGCATCCTCAGTGGTCTCAGCGCGGGCAGCCTCAAGGGCTGA
- a CDS encoding carbohydrate ABC transporter permease, which yields MVVLDSEFRVSDSGGGGSDRSNVAGEKQRAKRDKLKRRVQDNLLAYCFMAAGIACFAIFSWWPLIKGVILSFQQVNFVTDPEWVGLDNFKAIFDDPLFWTAWWNTLKFTLFALVLGYLVPFFMAIVINELRHFQGFFRVAVYLPLMMPPVVVVLLWQFFYDPGNGLFNTLLRGVGLPESQWTQSSSTAMISLVLVSTWANMGGATIMYLAALQSIPGELYEAAEIEGASIWQRLRHVTLPQMRFIMLVLLLLQVVATMQVFVEPYQLTGTTNPDTITVMVLIYRYAFTVNHDFGMAAAMSVLLFILLGVFSAVYLRLTRDKD from the coding sequence ATGGTGGTTCTTGATTCGGAGTTTCGGGTCAGCGACAGTGGCGGCGGCGGTTCCGACCGGTCCAACGTCGCTGGCGAGAAGCAGCGGGCAAAGCGCGACAAGCTGAAGAGGCGGGTGCAGGACAACCTGCTCGCCTACTGCTTCATGGCCGCCGGCATCGCCTGCTTCGCAATCTTCTCCTGGTGGCCGCTGATCAAAGGCGTGATCCTCAGCTTCCAGCAGGTCAACTTCGTGACCGACCCAGAGTGGGTGGGCCTCGACAACTTCAAGGCGATCTTCGACGATCCGCTGTTCTGGACCGCCTGGTGGAACACGCTGAAGTTCACGCTGTTCGCACTGGTCCTCGGCTACCTCGTGCCGTTCTTCATGGCGATCGTCATCAACGAGCTGCGCCACTTCCAGGGCTTCTTCCGCGTCGCGGTCTATCTGCCGCTGATGATGCCGCCGGTCGTCGTCGTGCTCCTCTGGCAGTTCTTCTACGACCCGGGCAACGGCCTGTTCAACACGCTGCTCCGCGGCGTCGGCCTGCCGGAGTCGCAGTGGACCCAGTCCTCCTCGACCGCCATGATCTCGCTGGTCCTCGTCTCGACCTGGGCCAACATGGGTGGTGCGACGATCATGTATCTCGCCGCGCTGCAGAGCATTCCCGGTGAGCTCTACGAGGCGGCCGAGATCGAGGGCGCGAGCATCTGGCAGCGCCTGCGCCACGTGACCCTGCCGCAGATGCGCTTCATCATGCTGGTGCTGCTGCTCCTGCAGGTCGTCGCGACGATGCAGGTCTTCGTCGAGCCCTATCAGCTCACCGGCACCACCAACCCGGACACCATCACCGTGATGGTGCTCATCTACCGCTACGCGTTCACGGTCAACCACGACTTCGGCATGGCCGCCGCGATGAGCGTGCTCCTCTTCATCCTGCTGGGTGTCTTCTCCGCCGTGTACCTCCGGCTGACCAGGGACAAGGACTGA